In one Actinomycetota bacterium genomic region, the following are encoded:
- a CDS encoding Fic family protein yields MRGSFGPGHLEQTTVPMPTVRSIGLLGEYKGKQQLFERQSQQALSALREVARVQSIESSNRIEGVTAASGRIAELAADKAMPRDRSEQEIAGYRDVLSTVHANASEMEVSTGLILELHRDMYQFSPAPGGAWKSSPNDIVDVMPDGTHRLRFSPVAPNLVEPAMGELVAGYQRIASEGLVDPLIAVPAFVLDFLCIHPFGDGNGRLSRILNLMLLYQAGFDVGRYISFEKIIEDSKETYYEALEASSAGWHEGGHDLLPWLQYSHGVLLAAYLEFEQRVGQMVTGRGAKREMVIDCINHLPMTFRYADVERACPGVSRPTIVRVLGELRDTGEIRCTKGGRDAAWERMAR; encoded by the coding sequence GTGCGTGGTTCGTTCGGCCCCGGCCATCTCGAGCAGACGACCGTCCCTATGCCCACGGTCCGATCGATCGGTCTCCTCGGCGAGTACAAGGGCAAGCAGCAGCTGTTCGAGCGACAATCGCAGCAGGCGCTCAGTGCCCTTCGCGAAGTCGCGCGGGTGCAGAGCATCGAGTCCTCGAACAGGATCGAGGGTGTGACTGCGGCGTCGGGGCGCATCGCCGAGCTCGCTGCCGACAAGGCGATGCCCCGGGACCGATCCGAGCAGGAGATCGCTGGCTACCGTGATGTGCTGTCCACCGTCCACGCCAACGCGAGCGAGATGGAGGTCTCAACCGGGCTGATACTCGAGCTGCATCGCGACATGTACCAGTTCTCACCAGCCCCGGGCGGGGCATGGAAGAGCAGTCCGAACGACATCGTCGATGTCATGCCCGATGGGACGCATCGCCTGAGGTTCAGCCCCGTTGCACCCAACCTCGTTGAGCCCGCCATGGGCGAGCTCGTCGCCGGCTACCAGCGCATCGCGTCCGAGGGGCTGGTCGACCCCCTCATCGCAGTCCCCGCGTTCGTGCTCGATTTCCTTTGCATCCACCCGTTCGGGGACGGCAATGGCCGCCTGTCGCGGATCTTGAACCTCATGCTGTTGTACCAGGCGGGTTTCGACGTCGGCCGCTACATCAGCTTCGAGAAGATCATCGAGGACTCCAAGGAGACGTACTACGAGGCCCTGGAAGCTTCCTCGGCGGGTTGGCACGAGGGCGGACACGATCTGCTTCCCTGGCTTCAGTACTCACATGGGGTTCTCCTCGCTGCATACCTGGAGTTCGAGCAACGGGTCGGGCAGATGGTGACGGGGCGTGGCGCGAAGCGCGAAATGGTGATCGACTGCATCAACCATCTGCCGATGACGTTCCGCTACGCCGACGTTGAGCGAGCGTGTCCTGGGGTTAGCCGGCCCACCATCGTGCGCGTGCTCGGGGAGCTCCGAGACACGGGCGAGATCCGCTGCACCAAGGGCGGGCGCGACGCGGCATGGGAGAGAATGGCTCGATGA
- a CDS encoding helix-turn-helix domain-containing protein: MQHSVKNLEAYLRETLHTPVRLERWRGEAALPAYLTGQYDFLDGTVGNVHVLFLQSADEPVPSAAKKHERALQQNWTGPMAFAFERITPRTRQRMVSEGLSFVVPGNQVYLPALGVNLRERYQTRAQTVDRLRPSAQVLLLHVLTNRSPASGTPSGLARRLGYTAMAMGQALNQLEDAKLVNVHKEGRERLFELAGEPADLWLQAQPLLASPISRRRYLVGVAPSGRKRLAAGLSALATYSALAEPTVPVVALDRVKAKSLLDARGVQELPTADEADLEVELWSYKPGMLSEGPAVDRLSLYLSLRDDSDERVHSALDEMMRGVTW, encoded by the coding sequence GTGCAACACAGCGTCAAGAACCTCGAGGCATACCTTCGCGAGACCCTGCACACGCCGGTCCGACTTGAGCGCTGGCGCGGGGAAGCCGCACTACCCGCCTATCTGACGGGACAGTACGACTTCCTCGACGGCACGGTGGGCAACGTCCATGTCCTGTTCCTGCAAAGCGCCGATGAGCCCGTACCCAGCGCCGCAAAGAAGCACGAGCGCGCTCTACAGCAGAACTGGACGGGGCCCATGGCATTCGCCTTTGAGCGCATCACGCCTCGCACCCGTCAGCGCATGGTCAGCGAAGGGCTGTCGTTCGTTGTCCCCGGCAATCAGGTCTACCTCCCAGCTCTCGGCGTGAACCTTCGAGAGAGGTACCAGACCCGAGCGCAGACCGTGGACCGCCTGCGCCCCTCCGCACAGGTGCTCCTCTTGCACGTACTCACGAACCGCTCCCCCGCCTCCGGCACTCCAAGTGGCTTGGCGCGGCGGCTGGGCTACACGGCGATGGCAATGGGGCAGGCTCTGAACCAGCTCGAGGATGCGAAGCTGGTCAATGTGCACAAGGAGGGTCGCGAGCGCCTGTTCGAGCTCGCAGGTGAGCCTGCCGATCTGTGGCTGCAAGCCCAACCACTGCTCGCAAGCCCCATCAGCCGCAGGCGCTACCTGGTCGGCGTCGCACCGTCGGGGCGCAAGCGACTGGCAGCTGGCCTCAGTGCGCTGGCCACCTACTCCGCCCTGGCAGAACCGACCGTCCCAGTGGTGGCACTCGACAGAGTGAAGGCCAAGAGCCTGCTGGACGCTCGCGGCGTCCAGGAACTGCCCACCGCCGATGAGGCCGATCTCGAGGTGGAGCTCTGGTCCTACAAGCCGGGCATGCTCTCGGAGGGACCGGCGGTCGACCGGCTCTCGCTCTACCTCTCTCTTCGAGACGACTCCGACGAGAGGGTCCATTCGGCTCTCGACGAGATGATGCGAGGCGTCACGTGGTAA